GCGGAAACGTTGAACTCGTTGTTGGGCAGAAAGTTGCACGGAGGAACGTTCGTTGTCAAAATCATCATTAACTACAGCTTGTAAATCGAACACAAACCCTGGTATCCAAGTGCCTCCTTTGCCTGTTATCATCTGCGCCCAGTTGTACAGATTTTCTACTTCCAAAGTAACAACCGGTACTTTGATGCCAGTATCAATATCAGTGTCATCCCAAGCTGACACTTGTTTCACTCTCAATTTTTGGTTGAAAACACCTACTTCTAAAGCAGAAAATAGTACTGGTGTTTGTAGTCCTAAAGCTGTTCGTTGCCACATATGTTGTGGCAACATTTGCAAAATTACTGCCAACCCACTTTCTGACCATATCTTCAATGCATCCAATATCGCACCATTGTGCCAAAAACTAGCGATGCAATCACTGACGATAAGTATTAAACGACGACCGTTAGGATCAATGAGCTCTTTAGTGCTACGAAATCCTCGATCTCCTCTTGTTACACCAGTACCTGGGCGAATTTTAATTTTTGTACGATCCTCAACCACTAACCCCCAAGTACGTATATCTCGAAACACACCGTAATTTTCCAAAATCTGCTGTATTTCTACTATTGTATGTTGCCAAATAAGCATTGATTCGCTTTCATCAACTACTAGTGCTACCTCTAACCAAGGTTCGAGTACGGGTTTGAGTACTGGTATCCAAATTTGCTCTTCAGCAATTTTTTGTATTGTTGGAGTTTCATCTAATACAGTAAGAGCAGTATTTGAAGGAACTTGACGCAGGAGAGAGCGTATTGCCCGTGCTAAGTTAAGTGGTTCTGGTAGCGATAGTGCATCTGGTACTTTAAATGAAACAGATGGGGTAGCATCATGTTGCGTGTAAACACCTGCTGATTGAGATGTGTCCTTTTGTGTAGAAGGTGAAGGTTCGTTTTTGGAATTGCTTGGTTCTGGCTTGGAAAGAGAATCTGAAGGTATCGATTTTGATGGAATGGTTTGTGGAATCTCCTTTTTAGACTGGGGTACTTGATTTTCTAAAGGGATAGAAGGGAATTTTGGCACTGCTTGCTGCATCTTGACGGCAAGCCATATGACTTCTGCAATTTCTTTTGCCGTCAAATCCTTTGTTCTTAGAGCCGTAATGAGTTTGTCAATCATTCGTTGTTTTCACTACGTAAGATATTGCATAAGTAGTGCTTTGAGATTTGTCTCGTCAACTGGAGTCAATCTGGATTTACCAGTCAGTAAGTAAACAGCATTCAGCAGTTGGTCGGTTGCTAGCTCTCCATTTTTACATTTTTCAAGAAAATCCTCAATGAGAGGTTCGGCTTTTTCTAGAACTTCATCTCCCAAATGCGCTTTCACAATTTCCGTTAGGGCTTTTTGGCTAGGTTGTTGAAGTGTCAGTCGCAAACAGCGACGTAAAAAAGCAGGAGGAAAATCTCGTTCTCCATTACTGGTAAGTAGAATGAATGGAAACGCATCACAATGTATGCGACCATCTGTAACAGAAGCGTCGGTGCCATCATAACTTCGCACTATTACCCGTTGTTCCAACTTAGATATACGGGCTAGTTCTGGAATTTCAAAATCCCCTTCTTCAAATAAATTTAGCAGGTCATTAGGTAAGTTAATATCGCTTTTGTCTATTTCATCAATAAGTAAGACACGTGGACGGGGCGATGGTAACAATGCTGTTCCAACCGGTCCTAGCTGAATGTATTGACCAATACTGTTATTTGTTTTATTGGTTTCACTTTTTTGATTTAATTGAGCATCCTGTAAACGAGCGATCGCATCATAGCGATACAGACCCTCCTGTAGCGTTGAACGTGCTGTTATAGGCCACAAAAGAACTGAACCGAGGTTGAGTTCATAAGCGACGGCATAGGCAAGGGAAGTTTTGCCGATTCCTGGTTTACCAGTAACTAACAAAGGTCGCCGCAAATAAAGTGCTGCGTTGACAATGTTAATTAAGTCGGTATCTTTTTGGTCAATCCAAAAGTTTCTACCCCGTTGCACAGCTTTTGTTTCTTTATCCTCTATTTTTTCGAGCTTCTTAGCACTAGCGAACCTGCGCCAACCGGGAGGATCGGGTAAACGTTCAATTTCATCATGGGGTTTACTATTCCCTTTGAAAATTCGCCAATCGCTCATGAATAACTCCTGTGTATTTCTATTGTCCTGGTGTTAGCAATTCAATCACGTCGGGTACAGGTGGTAACCGATATGGATCTTCCCACAAGATAGACAAGTAACCTGAGTACTTATCAGAATAAGCATACACTTCTTCTCGTTTTTTTCGCAGCAGTTCAGGTAGCTCAATTAGCTTTACCTTGTTCAAAAAATCGTTGATTTCAATCTCCAGCTTCTGGTGAGGTATGTCACACATAGACCAGATAGCAATTGGCGCTGCTGCTTTATGAATTGCTTGGAACAAATCTTGACTTTTTGATACTGATAAAGCACAGGCTACTTTAAGACCTATTTTTTGCTTCAAATCCGAAGTTATTTTCTTCCAGTCACAGTTTTCTATGCTTTTAAGTTCATAAAAATCGTCCTGACTTAATAAACTGTGAAAACAATCCTGTACTTTTTGCCAGTTTTTACGCCATTGATTATCATATTTTATCAGATATCTACGATCAAGTCGTTCACTCGAACGTAGTAAAACTCCATGTAAAATTTCAACGGGATCGTCCATAAATAACCATTGATAAATCTCTTCACATAAGTTTTTATATGGTAAGAAAAACTCAATGGTGAGATTGAAATTGCGCTGATAACGGCGAGTATGACTATTAAGTATTTTTAAACTTTCTTCTAAAAACTTCTCTACATTCTCTGAAATTTCGCTAATCAGACATATCACTTCTTCATTCTTGATATCTAAAGGTAAAAATCCCTTTGATGGATCGTTTTTATCTAACATCTTATCATCTAAAATTAACCAGGCTTTAATTCTAAACGTATTACTCCCATCTATTTCAGGACGAAGTACTATTAATAAATAAGACTGAAAATTATTGGATTCTTGAACTACTATCCTTGTACCTGATTTATCTTCTATAGAAGGTACTGTTAAATGTTTTACATTTTCTTGTATAGAGTTAGAAATAAGATGGAGTTTTTCATAAACTTCATGAGAAAAACTCTGATTTACCCGCAGTAAGTTTGTAACCAATGTAAGTATTTCTTTATTGCCAAACTTTTGCTCTATAAATTCATTAATGTTATCGGTTGATAATACAGGCCAGTCAGGTAAAGAATCACGCACAGCTTGCCTAACAATAAATTCATCTACCTGTTGAATAGTTTTTATCACCTCTTTTTTAAATTCCAATTCCTGATTTAAGTTTTTATTATCTGACATAATAATATTAAATACTATGTTATTAGTATTACTAACAAGATTATCACTTATAACTGTATTACTGTTACCTTGAACAGCTTGATTATTATTACCTTGAACAGTCCTATTTTGATTTCCTTCAACTGTACTACTAGAACTACAGGGTATTGCGTGAGTCATGAATCAATTCTGAAAGTAATTTATAATAAACAACTTACCGTAACTGTAGAATTTTAAGTTTTATAGAGAGTATCTTAAACATAGCCAAATTTTTAAATTTTTATTTCTATAGAATTATGCTAATAGCTTTTGCTATGCCTATTTAGTAGATTGCTTTATAAGCCCAGTAAATGAGAACTTGCAGCAGTACCTAACCAACTTGCTACTTTAACGACGATTGGTTTAGCTTTATCCCAAAGTGTCTTACATGCATCCACAGTTTTACTAGCTTTCTCAAGAGTTTCAGTCATTGTGTCTAAATTTCCGTTTGCTACCTTTTTTTGTGGTTCTGCTTTACTCAGTGCTTTCTTTGTATTAGTTAAATTCTCGATTACATCTTCCTTAAGCTGTTTCGGTATTTCAGTCTCTTGAACTAAATATTCAAGTTCAGCTAACAAATTTATCACTTCATCTTTAGTTAACTTTCTTTCATCTATATCAGTTCTGCCAAAAGAGACTTGATTGTTATTACCCTGAACCGAATTATTGTTATTTCCTTGAACACTATAATTATACGATACGTTAGGACTGTTATTCATAATGCTTGTCTCCTCATGCTCTTTTAACTCTGTTGCTTTTAAGTTACTAGAGAATAAACTTTTGGAACCATCGCCAATGATTTTTGGA
This genomic interval from Scytonema hofmannii PCC 7110 contains the following:
- a CDS encoding AAA family ATPase, coding for MSDWRIFKGNSKPHDEIERLPDPPGWRRFASAKKLEKIEDKETKAVQRGRNFWIDQKDTDLINIVNAALYLRRPLLVTGKPGIGKTSLAYAVAYELNLGSVLLWPITARSTLQEGLYRYDAIARLQDAQLNQKSETNKTNNSIGQYIQLGPVGTALLPSPRPRVLLIDEIDKSDINLPNDLLNLFEEGDFEIPELARISKLEQRVIVRSYDGTDASVTDGRIHCDAFPFILLTSNGERDFPPAFLRRCLRLTLQQPSQKALTEIVKAHLGDEVLEKAEPLIEDFLEKCKNGELATDQLLNAVYLLTGKSRLTPVDETNLKALLMQYLT